One genomic region from Stackebrandtia nassauensis DSM 44728 encodes:
- a CDS encoding alkaline phosphatase family protein: protein MKHKVIVFGIDGVRLDTLRTADTPNLDTITDSGFLTAVRVPDINPTISGPCWATIATGVHADEHNIHGNDLSGHRLHNHPCFLARASKAGNTSYAAAGWLPLLTDYSGGPIFKPDHQYTPPRPGGSRNGGDHISDQATTDNACRTLTDIDVDIAFVYLGQVDEVGHHQGTGAPYTAAIENADNCVGQVLDAIRSRTTYASEQWTILAVTDHGHRDGGGHGGDSDLERTAWIAGCGPGITAETGTGLGHADMPRLALTPLGVD, encoded by the coding sequence GTGAAGCACAAGGTCATCGTCTTCGGGATCGACGGCGTCCGCCTCGACACGCTGCGCACCGCCGACACACCCAACCTCGACACGATCACCGACTCGGGCTTCCTGACCGCCGTACGCGTCCCCGACATCAACCCCACCATCTCCGGCCCCTGCTGGGCCACCATCGCCACCGGAGTCCACGCCGACGAACACAACATCCACGGCAACGACCTGTCCGGCCACCGCCTCCACAACCACCCCTGCTTCCTGGCCCGCGCCTCCAAAGCCGGAAACACCAGCTACGCCGCCGCCGGCTGGCTACCCCTGCTGACCGACTACTCCGGCGGCCCCATCTTCAAACCCGACCACCAATACACCCCACCGCGCCCCGGCGGCTCCCGCAACGGCGGCGACCACATCTCCGACCAGGCCACCACCGACAACGCCTGCCGCACCCTCACCGACATCGACGTCGACATCGCCTTCGTCTACCTCGGCCAAGTCGACGAAGTCGGCCACCACCAAGGCACCGGCGCCCCCTACACCGCCGCCATCGAAAACGCCGACAACTGCGTCGGCCAGGTCCTCGACGCCATCCGCTCCCGCACCACCTACGCCAGCGAACAGTGGACCATCCTGGCCGTCACCGACCACGGCCACCGCGACGGCGGCGGCCACGGCGGCGACTCCGACCTCGAACGCACCGCCTGGATCGCCGGCTGCGGCCCCGGCATCACCGCCGAGACCGGCACCGGCCTCGGCCACGCCGACATGCCCCGCCTCGCCCTGACCCCACTGGGCGTCGACTAG
- a CDS encoding RNA 2'-phosphotransferase, translating to MNPHGMKRISKKLSYVLRHDPASIGVTVDAAGWIDIDTLLAALTRHGTTVSRQQLDAVVATNDKQRFTIDAERIRANQGHSITVDLGLKARVPPARLFHGTATTRLASILDTGLRRGTRHHVHLSTDTATAAKVGSRHGIPAVLTIDAAGMHDHGHEFFVSANGVWLVDSVPATYLTAQ from the coding sequence ATGAACCCCCACGGGATGAAACGCATCTCCAAGAAACTGTCCTACGTGCTGCGCCACGACCCCGCGTCAATCGGCGTCACCGTGGACGCGGCGGGCTGGATCGACATCGACACCCTCCTGGCCGCCCTGACCCGACACGGCACCACCGTGTCACGCCAACAACTGGACGCCGTCGTGGCCACAAACGACAAACAACGCTTCACCATCGACGCGGAACGCATCCGCGCCAACCAGGGACACAGCATCACCGTCGACCTGGGCCTAAAGGCCCGCGTCCCCCCGGCGAGACTGTTCCACGGCACCGCCACGACCCGACTGGCCTCCATCCTCGACACCGGCCTGCGACGCGGAACCCGCCACCACGTCCACCTGTCCACCGACACGGCCACCGCCGCCAAAGTCGGGTCCCGCCACGGCATCCCCGCCGTGTTGACCATCGACGCCGCTGGCATGCACGACCACGGTCACGAATTCTTCGTCTCGGCCAACGGCGTATGGCTGGTGGACTCCGTCCCCGCCACCTACCTCACGGCCCAGTAA
- a CDS encoding ABC transporter ATP-binding protein, whose amino-acid sequence MPGLVFEDVHVTYPGGVRAVRGVSLEVASGRRVGVAGESGCGKSSVALAALRLLPASAEVSGRILIDDEDVAGMSWGRLRAVRWTGASIVFQGAMHALNPVRTVGHQIAEPLILHDKLSPKAAAGRVGGLLERVGLPGWRAGSFPHQLSGGQRQRVMIAMALACRPGLIIADEATTALDVMIEAQVLRLLDQIVADDRIALLMISHDVSVLSAWCDELAVMYAGRIVEHGPAKAVVQAPSHPYVRGLVGALSPVGDVGARLSPHGLAGRAPDPAGLPRGCAFRARCDVAVEECASLDVGLRSSGEGRVAACVHVGGESS is encoded by the coding sequence ATGCCGGGTTTGGTGTTTGAGGACGTGCATGTGACGTATCCGGGTGGGGTGCGGGCGGTGCGGGGTGTGTCGTTGGAGGTGGCGTCGGGGCGTCGGGTGGGGGTGGCTGGGGAGTCGGGGTGTGGGAAGTCGAGTGTGGCGTTGGCGGCGCTGCGACTGCTGCCCGCCAGCGCTGAGGTGTCGGGGCGGATTCTCATTGATGATGAGGATGTGGCGGGTATGTCGTGGGGGCGGTTGCGGGCGGTGCGGTGGACGGGGGCGTCGATCGTGTTTCAGGGGGCGATGCACGCGTTGAATCCGGTGCGCACGGTCGGGCATCAGATCGCGGAGCCGTTGATCCTGCACGACAAGCTGTCGCCGAAGGCGGCGGCGGGGCGGGTGGGTGGTTTGTTGGAGCGGGTGGGTTTGCCGGGGTGGCGGGCGGGGTCGTTTCCGCATCAGTTGTCGGGTGGGCAGCGGCAGCGGGTGATGATCGCGATGGCGTTGGCGTGTCGTCCGGGGTTGATCATCGCCGATGAGGCCACGACGGCGTTGGATGTGATGATCGAGGCGCAGGTGTTGCGGTTGTTGGATCAGATCGTGGCCGATGACCGAATCGCGTTGTTGATGATCAGTCATGACGTGTCGGTGTTGTCGGCGTGGTGTGACGAGTTGGCGGTGATGTACGCGGGCCGCATTGTGGAGCATGGACCGGCCAAAGCGGTGGTGCAGGCGCCGTCGCATCCGTATGTGCGGGGTCTGGTGGGGGCTTTGTCGCCGGTGGGTGATGTGGGGGCGCGGTTGTCGCCGCATGGTCTGGCGGGGCGGGCTCCGGATCCGGCGGGGCTGCCGCGGGGGTGTGCGTTTCGGGCGCGGTGTGATGTGGCGGTCGAGGAGTGCGCGAGCCTGGATGTTGGTTTGCGTTCCAGTGGTGAGGGTCGGGTGGCGGCGTGTGTCCATGTCGGAGGTGAGTCGTCGTGA
- a CDS encoding GlxA family transcriptional regulator has translation MVLSRHLVAVLALEGVIPFELGIPARLFGMARGPDGQRLYDVVTCTLTPGRLATNADFDIVVDEGPEVLARADTVVIPASYHVDLAIGDNGLPEPLAEALASLKPGTRLASICTASFILAAAGLLDGRRATTHWMHAEALARAFPKVDVDADVLFVDEGDVLTSAGVAAGVDLCLHMVRRDHGSKVANAVARRSVVPPWRDGGQSQYIEQPVPSTAAASTAEVRAWAIAHLDERVSIAGLARRARMSVRTFTRRFHDETGAAPGQWLLRQRVEAARVLLETTDLSADRIAARTGLGTSASLRRHFHAQVGVAPMTYRKTFHANQ, from the coding sequence ATGGTGTTGTCACGTCATCTCGTCGCCGTCCTGGCACTGGAAGGGGTCATCCCGTTCGAGCTGGGCATCCCGGCGCGACTGTTCGGTATGGCCCGCGGACCCGACGGCCAGCGCCTGTACGACGTCGTCACCTGCACCCTGACCCCGGGCCGCCTGGCCACCAACGCCGACTTCGACATCGTCGTCGATGAAGGCCCCGAAGTGCTGGCGCGCGCCGACACGGTCGTCATACCCGCCTCCTACCACGTCGACCTGGCCATCGGCGATAACGGTCTACCCGAACCCCTCGCCGAAGCGCTGGCGTCCCTCAAACCCGGCACGAGGTTGGCGTCGATCTGCACCGCCTCGTTCATCCTGGCCGCCGCGGGACTGTTGGACGGGCGCCGCGCCACCACGCACTGGATGCACGCCGAAGCCCTCGCGCGAGCCTTCCCCAAGGTCGACGTCGACGCCGACGTCCTGTTCGTCGACGAAGGCGACGTGCTGACCTCGGCCGGGGTCGCCGCCGGTGTCGACCTGTGCCTGCACATGGTGCGGCGCGACCACGGCTCCAAGGTCGCCAACGCCGTGGCCAGGCGCAGCGTCGTCCCGCCGTGGCGCGACGGCGGCCAGTCCCAGTACATCGAACAACCCGTGCCATCCACCGCGGCGGCCTCCACCGCCGAGGTGCGGGCATGGGCGATCGCGCACCTCGACGAACGCGTCAGCATCGCCGGCCTGGCCCGCCGGGCCAGGATGAGCGTGCGCACGTTCACGCGACGCTTCCACGACGAGACCGGTGCCGCGCCGGGCCAGTGGCTGCTGCGGCAGCGGGTCGAGGCGGCGCGGGTGTTGCTGGAGACCACGGACTTGTCGGCCGATCGCATCGCGGCGCGGACCGGTCTTGGCACGTCGGCCAGTCTGCGTCGGCACTTCCACGCCCAAGTGGGGGTGGCGCCGATGACGTACCGCAAGACCTTCCACGCCAACCAGTGA
- a CDS encoding MFS transporter, with protein sequence MTVTAPAPAPARRRIHRAWWVAAVAFVAIIGAAGMRATPGILIDPLHRAFGWSRGTISLAVTINLILYGLTSPFAAALMDRFGMRRVVASALGLVALGSGLTLFMRSSWELIIYWGLLVGLGTGAMAMAFAGTVTTRWFATRRGLVTGILTAAGATGQLIFLPLLAILVENYHWQAASATVAGCALAVVPLVWWLLRDRPEDVGLRPYGATGPTPAPVASGNAVARTFTVLARAAKTRTFWLLAGGFAICGASTNGLVSTHFVPAAHDHGMPTTMAASLLAVIGLFDIAGTVASGWLTDRFDPRKLLGIYYGLRGLSLLFLPMLLDDSLKPPILFFVIFYGLDWIATVPPTLGLCRTHFGDADAPLVFGWVLASHQIGAGAIAVTAGLIRDHHGTYTPAWLIAGGLCAAAAVMSLAITKPTATQA encoded by the coding sequence GTGACCGTGACTGCTCCCGCTCCCGCCCCTGCCCGTCGCCGCATCCACCGCGCCTGGTGGGTGGCCGCCGTGGCGTTCGTGGCCATCATCGGCGCCGCCGGGATGCGCGCCACCCCCGGCATCCTCATCGACCCGCTGCACCGCGCGTTCGGGTGGTCGCGGGGCACGATCTCGCTGGCGGTGACGATCAACCTGATCCTGTACGGCCTGACCTCACCGTTCGCCGCGGCCTTGATGGACCGCTTCGGGATGCGCCGCGTCGTGGCCTCCGCGCTGGGGCTGGTGGCGTTGGGCAGCGGGTTGACGCTGTTCATGCGATCCAGTTGGGAGCTGATCATCTACTGGGGTCTCCTGGTGGGTTTGGGGACCGGGGCCATGGCCATGGCGTTCGCCGGAACCGTCACCACCCGCTGGTTCGCCACGCGCCGAGGCCTGGTCACCGGCATCCTCACCGCCGCCGGAGCCACCGGGCAGCTGATCTTCCTGCCGCTGTTGGCGATCCTGGTGGAGAACTACCACTGGCAGGCCGCCTCGGCCACCGTCGCCGGTTGCGCCCTGGCCGTGGTGCCGCTGGTGTGGTGGCTGTTGCGCGACCGGCCCGAAGACGTCGGCCTGCGGCCCTATGGCGCCACCGGCCCCACCCCCGCGCCCGTGGCGAGTGGCAACGCCGTGGCGCGCACGTTCACCGTCCTTGCCCGTGCCGCGAAGACGCGGACGTTTTGGCTGTTGGCCGGAGGCTTCGCCATCTGCGGCGCCAGCACCAACGGACTGGTGTCCACGCACTTCGTGCCCGCCGCCCACGACCACGGCATGCCCACCACCATGGCCGCGAGCCTGTTGGCCGTCATCGGGCTGTTCGACATCGCCGGGACCGTGGCCTCAGGCTGGTTGACCGACCGGTTCGACCCCCGCAAACTCCTGGGCATCTACTATGGACTGCGTGGGTTGTCGTTGCTGTTCCTGCCGATGCTTCTTGACGACAGCCTCAAACCACCCATCCTGTTCTTCGTCATCTTCTACGGCCTGGACTGGATCGCCACCGTCCCACCCACCCTGGGCCTGTGCCGCACCCACTTCGGCGACGCCGACGCCCCCCTGGTGTTCGGGTGGGTTTTGGCCAGCCACCAAATCGGCGCCGGAGCCATCGCCGTGACCGCGGGCCTCATCCGCGACCACCACGGCACCTACACCCCCGCCTGGCTCATCGCCGGAGGCCTGTGCGCCGCGGCGGCCGTCATGTCCCTGGCCATCACCAAACCGACTGCGACCCAGGCATGA
- a CDS encoding putative quinol monooxygenase, which translates to MIVVHTRVRCHAQHRDAFIAILKHLQDATRREDGCLEYSYVADLDDECLFLGVEEWRDEAALRAHLGAPHMNDPDSRFDAYSRDAETVRVFTAQPFDL; encoded by the coding sequence ATGATCGTCGTGCACACCCGCGTGCGTTGCCACGCCCAGCATCGCGACGCGTTCATCGCGATCCTTAAACACCTGCAGGATGCCACGCGTCGCGAGGACGGATGCCTCGAATACTCCTATGTGGCTGATTTGGACGACGAGTGCCTGTTTCTGGGGGTGGAGGAATGGCGCGACGAGGCCGCGCTTCGCGCGCATCTGGGCGCGCCCCACATGAACGACCCCGACTCGCGTTTCGACGCCTACAGTCGCGACGCTGAGACGGTGCGTGTGTTCACCGCCCAGCCCTTCGACCTGTAG
- a CDS encoding ABC transporter permease — MSDASPLVLPRGRLRAAASRRAGVVGAVVLGVVGVLAVLAPLIADESGLDATKAEGGRLEGPSWRFWLGTDEVGRSVLVLVLWGARVSLLVGLAATVLSVGLGALVGLVAGHAGGGVSWVLMRVTDWFLVLPQLVLAIALATVLGPTQATIIVAIALTSWASTARLVRAATLSVSTRGHVERAKALGAGGWHVVRRHVLPGVLPLIAASATLQVASSVLAEATLSFLGLGDPGRVSWGTMLSRAHEAGSVSYGAWWYLLPPGLAIIAVVAAFTVCGRALESAFQEGR, encoded by the coding sequence GTGAGTGATGCTTCTCCCCTGGTGTTGCCGCGTGGCAGGTTGCGGGCGGCGGCGTCGAGGCGGGCGGGGGTTGTTGGTGCGGTGGTGTTGGGGGTGGTCGGGGTGTTGGCGGTGTTGGCGCCGTTGATCGCTGATGAGTCGGGTTTGGACGCGACGAAGGCGGAGGGTGGCCGGTTGGAGGGGCCGTCGTGGCGGTTTTGGTTGGGTACCGACGAGGTGGGGCGGTCGGTGTTGGTGTTGGTGTTGTGGGGGGCTCGGGTGTCGCTGTTGGTGGGGTTGGCGGCGACGGTGTTGTCGGTGGGGTTGGGTGCGTTGGTGGGTTTGGTGGCGGGGCATGCCGGTGGTGGGGTGTCGTGGGTGTTGATGCGGGTGACGGATTGGTTTCTTGTGTTGCCGCAGTTGGTGTTGGCGATCGCGTTGGCGACGGTGTTGGGGCCGACGCAGGCGACGATCATTGTGGCTATCGCGTTGACGTCGTGGGCGTCGACGGCGCGGTTGGTGCGGGCGGCGACGTTGTCGGTGTCGACGCGGGGGCATGTGGAGCGGGCGAAGGCGTTGGGGGCGGGTGGGTGGCATGTGGTGCGTCGGCATGTGTTGCCGGGTGTGTTGCCGTTGATCGCGGCGTCGGCGACGTTGCAGGTGGCGTCGTCGGTGTTGGCGGAGGCGACGTTGTCGTTTCTGGGTTTGGGTGATCCGGGGCGGGTGTCGTGGGGAACGATGTTGTCGCGGGCGCATGAGGCGGGGTCGGTGTCGTATGGGGCGTGGTGGTATTTGTTGCCGCCGGGTTTGGCGATTATCGCGGTGGTGGCGGCGTTCACGGTGTGTGGGCGGGCGTTGGAGTCGGCGTTTCAGGAGGGGCGGTGA
- a CDS encoding DUF5655 domain-containing protein: protein MAVDPDHGVEEFFDGSTEGLALYNAVAEAIAGIGAASVRVSKSQIAFRRGRGFAYVWRPGRYVDSQVAAVLSFPLPRHVDSSRFKEVAHPAESVWMHHIELRDVADVDAEVRSWLTEAFNNAD from the coding sequence ATGGCTGTGGATCCCGACCATGGTGTGGAGGAGTTCTTCGACGGCTCCACTGAGGGTTTGGCGTTGTACAACGCGGTGGCCGAGGCGATCGCGGGGATCGGTGCGGCCAGTGTGCGGGTGTCGAAGTCGCAGATCGCGTTTCGCCGGGGCCGGGGGTTCGCGTATGTGTGGCGGCCGGGGCGGTATGTGGATTCGCAGGTGGCGGCGGTGTTGTCGTTTCCGTTGCCGCGTCATGTCGATTCGTCGCGGTTCAAGGAGGTCGCGCATCCGGCCGAGTCGGTGTGGATGCACCATATTGAACTGCGGGACGTGGCCGATGTGGATGCCGAGGTGCGGTCGTGGTTGACCGAGGCGTTCAACAACGCCGACTGA
- a CDS encoding ABC transporter ATP-binding protein, translating into MTGSVVSGRGVAVRYRIGKRVARAVDDVDIDVAGGEVVALAGESGCGKTSLARALLGLEKPSAGVVSWRGVPLRYATKALRPFHADVQFVPQDPAGALNPRHTVYEAVAEGLRIHRRGDEAAKVAEALEWVGLTPAKRFADAYPRQLSGGQKQRVLIAGALVLRPSLVIADEPVASLDASVRGEILALLLRLRDDFGTACLLVTHDLSAAWSISDRTAIMYAGRIVETGATTSVLTAPSHPYTKALLSVLPESGWDAPVVLRGEPPDATAIAPGCRFHPRCPALAEGAAEAVAASCRGKELPVLPASGAHVACYLDDSCPA; encoded by the coding sequence GTGACGGGGTCGGTGGTGTCGGGTCGGGGTGTGGCGGTGCGGTACCGGATCGGTAAGCGTGTCGCCAGGGCTGTTGACGATGTCGATATCGATGTCGCGGGCGGTGAGGTGGTGGCGTTGGCCGGGGAGTCGGGGTGCGGGAAGACGAGTCTGGCTAGGGCGTTGTTGGGGTTGGAGAAACCATCGGCGGGTGTGGTGTCGTGGCGGGGGGTGCCGTTGCGGTACGCGACGAAGGCGCTTAGGCCGTTTCACGCGGATGTGCAGTTCGTGCCGCAGGATCCGGCGGGTGCGTTGAATCCGCGGCACACGGTGTATGAGGCGGTCGCGGAGGGGTTGCGGATTCATCGTCGCGGTGATGAGGCCGCGAAGGTCGCCGAGGCGTTGGAGTGGGTGGGGTTGACTCCGGCGAAACGTTTCGCCGACGCGTATCCCAGGCAGTTGTCGGGGGGTCAGAAGCAGCGGGTGTTGATCGCGGGCGCGTTGGTGTTGCGGCCCAGTCTGGTCATCGCCGATGAGCCGGTGGCGTCGTTGGACGCGTCGGTGCGGGGCGAGATCCTGGCGTTGCTGTTGCGGCTGCGCGACGATTTCGGGACCGCGTGCCTGTTGGTGACGCATGATCTGTCGGCGGCGTGGAGCATCAGCGACCGTACCGCGATCATGTACGCCGGGCGCATCGTCGAGACCGGGGCCACGACGAGCGTGTTGACGGCTCCGTCGCACCCGTATACGAAGGCGTTGTTGTCGGTGTTGCCGGAGTCGGGGTGGGACGCGCCGGTGGTGTTGCGCGGTGAACCGCCGGATGCGACCGCGATCGCCCCCGGCTGCCGGTTCCATCCGAGGTGTCCGGCGTTGGCGGAGGGTGCCGCGGAGGCGGTGGCGGCGTCGTGCCGGGGCAAGGAGTTGCCGGTGTTGCCCGCGTCGGGAGCGCATGTGGCGTGCTATCTGGACGATTCCTGTCCCGCCTGA
- a CDS encoding ABC transporter permease translates to MSHRAAATFRFVGVRLGGAAVSLLLVLVSAFFIFRVLGGDPVTAMTRDSPATPEQKAALRRELGLDKGLGAQFVDYVREMLSGRLGVSYQSRSPVVEVIWERLPATVLLTGTALVLASGVGLWIGSRAGWRAGSRFDRVHVGVSLTLWSAPTFWLGLVSVMVFGRLLGWFPVNGMRSARGSDGWLAEVVDVAHHLVLPAVTMAAVIYAQYVLVMRSSIMEEKSADYVLTARAKGLRDEVVRRRHAVPNALLPTVTLVFLQLGGVVGGAVLTETVFSWPGLGLLTYQALKIPDIPLLQGTFVFFSAAVIVANTLADIVYRMLDPRVRVS, encoded by the coding sequence ATGAGTCATCGGGCCGCGGCGACTTTCCGGTTTGTGGGGGTGCGGTTGGGTGGTGCGGCGGTGTCGTTGTTGTTGGTGTTGGTGAGCGCGTTTTTCATTTTCCGGGTGTTGGGTGGGGATCCGGTGACGGCGATGACGCGGGATTCGCCGGCGACGCCGGAGCAGAAGGCGGCGCTCAGGCGTGAGTTGGGTTTGGACAAGGGGTTGGGGGCGCAGTTTGTTGATTATGTGCGGGAGATGTTGTCGGGGCGGTTGGGGGTGTCGTATCAGTCGCGGTCGCCGGTGGTGGAGGTGATTTGGGAGCGGTTGCCGGCGACGGTGTTGTTGACGGGTACGGCGTTGGTGTTGGCGTCGGGTGTGGGGTTGTGGATTGGTTCGCGGGCGGGGTGGCGGGCGGGGTCGCGGTTCGATCGGGTGCATGTGGGGGTGTCGTTGACGTTGTGGTCGGCGCCGACGTTTTGGTTGGGGTTGGTGTCGGTGATGGTGTTTGGTCGGTTGTTGGGGTGGTTTCCGGTTAATGGGATGCGGTCGGCGCGGGGGTCGGATGGGTGGCTGGCTGAGGTGGTGGATGTGGCGCATCATCTGGTGTTGCCGGCGGTGACGATGGCGGCGGTGATTTACGCGCAGTATGTGTTGGTCATGCGTTCGTCGATTATGGAGGAGAAGAGTGCGGATTATGTGTTGACGGCGCGGGCGAAGGGTTTGCGGGATGAGGTGGTGCGTCGTCGGCATGCGGTGCCGAATGCGTTGTTGCCGACGGTGACGTTGGTGTTTTTGCAGTTGGGTGGGGTTGTGGGTGGGGCGGTGTTGACGGAGACGGTGTTTAGTTGGCCGGGGTTGGGGTTGTTGACGTATCAGGCGTTGAAGATTCCGGATATTCCGTTGTTGCAGGGGACGTTCGTGTTCTTTTCGGCGGCGGTGATTGTGGCCAATACGTTGGCCGACATCGTGTATCGGATGCTTGATCCTCGGGTGCGTGTGTCGTGA
- a CDS encoding ABC transporter substrate-binding protein produces the protein MVYRGPSPLWRVCAGVAAVALALPVTACSASEDDRTLITSVDQTVENLNPLTTFFSLNYQVNNLIYVPLIRFGAKDYSPVEGLATKWEPSNDNRVWTYTIRDDAKWSDGKDITAADAAFTYQLLMDDKALRASHSELVNNFASVKAPSADKLVIEIKKPSSQMTALDTPIVPKHVWEKVDNPSKYKNTDFPVVSSGPFIATDFAVDEFIKFDANKDFFGGAPKYDKLVFQYYKTPEAAVQALHSGDVDLVGGLNPAQFKSLKGEDNIATNKAQSRSTTSITFNVGAKAQNGDMIGDGHPALRDSVVRQAMHASINKDRLIDKVQDGYAEPGVAYIPPIFDDYFWDPGDETVKFDIEAAGKKLDKAGYKKGSDGIRTMPDSDKKLEFRLLYHSDEPSYATIAEFLKTWWEELGVAIELDSADSTKLNDQLYAGQYDVIFSGWGVDPDPTPILALYACSSLPETAKSDERDTDTFYCNKDYDKLYEKQKASTDAEERAALVAEMQRIQYVDAPQVTLYYSNVLEAYRSDRWSGFDTQPADGGMIRGQEGSWGYASATPAAGGGVGGSGPLWGGIAAVVVVVAGVGLWWWSRRRRAASADERE, from the coding sequence ATGGTGTATCGCGGTCCTTCTCCCCTATGGCGGGTGTGCGCGGGCGTGGCGGCGGTGGCGCTGGCGTTGCCGGTTACGGCGTGTTCGGCCTCCGAGGATGACCGGACGTTGATCACGTCGGTGGATCAGACCGTGGAGAACCTGAACCCTTTGACGACGTTCTTCTCGTTGAACTATCAGGTGAACAACCTGATCTACGTGCCGTTGATCCGGTTCGGCGCCAAGGACTACTCCCCTGTCGAGGGCCTGGCCACGAAATGGGAGCCGTCGAACGACAATCGGGTGTGGACGTACACGATTCGTGATGACGCGAAGTGGAGCGACGGCAAGGACATCACCGCGGCCGACGCGGCGTTCACGTATCAGTTGCTGATGGACGATAAGGCGTTGCGGGCTTCGCATTCGGAACTGGTGAACAATTTCGCCTCGGTGAAGGCGCCGTCGGCGGACAAGCTTGTCATCGAGATCAAGAAACCGTCCTCGCAGATGACGGCTTTGGACACACCGATCGTTCCCAAACACGTGTGGGAAAAGGTCGACAACCCGTCGAAATACAAGAACACCGATTTTCCGGTGGTGAGTTCGGGACCGTTCATCGCCACGGATTTCGCGGTCGACGAGTTCATTAAGTTCGACGCGAACAAGGATTTCTTCGGCGGGGCGCCCAAGTACGACAAGTTGGTGTTCCAGTACTACAAGACCCCCGAGGCCGCGGTGCAGGCGCTGCATTCGGGTGACGTGGACTTGGTGGGCGGGTTGAATCCGGCCCAGTTCAAGTCGTTGAAGGGCGAGGACAACATCGCCACCAACAAGGCGCAGAGCCGGTCGACGACGTCGATCACGTTCAATGTGGGTGCCAAGGCGCAAAACGGCGACATGATCGGTGACGGGCATCCGGCGTTGCGGGATTCGGTGGTGCGGCAGGCGATGCACGCGTCCATCAACAAGGACCGGTTGATCGACAAGGTTCAGGACGGGTACGCCGAACCGGGGGTGGCGTATATTCCGCCGATCTTCGATGACTATTTCTGGGATCCCGGGGACGAGACCGTCAAGTTCGACATAGAAGCGGCCGGGAAGAAACTCGACAAGGCCGGGTACAAGAAGGGTTCCGACGGGATCCGCACGATGCCCGACAGCGACAAGAAACTGGAGTTCCGGCTGCTGTACCACTCCGACGAACCGTCGTACGCCACGATCGCGGAGTTCTTGAAGACCTGGTGGGAAGAGCTGGGTGTGGCCATCGAATTGGACAGTGCTGATTCGACGAAGCTCAATGACCAGTTGTACGCGGGCCAGTATGACGTGATCTTCTCCGGGTGGGGTGTGGATCCGGATCCGACGCCGATTCTGGCGTTGTACGCGTGTTCGTCGTTGCCGGAGACGGCGAAGTCGGATGAGCGTGACACGGACACCTTCTACTGCAACAAGGACTACGACAAGCTGTATGAGAAGCAGAAGGCTTCGACCGACGCCGAGGAGCGGGCGGCGTTGGTGGCGGAGATGCAGCGGATTCAGTATGTGGACGCGCCGCAGGTGACGTTGTACTACTCGAACGTGTTGGAGGCGTACCGGTCGGATCGGTGGTCGGGGTTTGACACGCAGCCTGCTGACGGCGGGATGATCCGTGGCCAGGAGGGGTCGTGGGGTTATGCGTCGGCGACGCCGGCTGCCGGTGGTGGTGTCGGCGGTTCGGGGCCGTTGTGGGGTGGGATCGCGGCGGTCGTCGTGGTTGTCGCGGGTGTGGGGTTGTGGTGGTGGTCGCGGCGTCGCCGGGCTGCCAGTGCGGATGAGCGCGAATGA
- a CDS encoding GOLPH3/VPS74 family protein, whose product MANLVEETALLAYRDDTGRNAVQHLELGLAGAALLELTLAGRIDVDTSGRVVVLNPGPTGHPVTDTCLARISADKPRKAKSWVQKLSRGLKNQVLETLVDQHILTHHRDAVLGFIPFNRYRPADARVEADIRSRLEQAVTHRVGIDERTAALAGLVYATQMEKIALPGHKRREARKTLKEISETSWATTATKKAIQAAQAAVTASIAAAASAGAASGGSS is encoded by the coding sequence ATGGCCAATCTGGTAGAGGAAACAGCGCTGTTGGCGTACCGCGACGACACCGGACGCAACGCCGTCCAGCACCTGGAACTCGGGCTGGCCGGAGCCGCCCTTTTGGAACTGACACTGGCCGGACGCATCGACGTCGACACCTCAGGGCGCGTCGTCGTCCTCAACCCCGGCCCCACCGGGCACCCCGTCACCGACACCTGCCTGGCCCGTATCAGCGCCGACAAACCCCGCAAAGCCAAATCCTGGGTGCAGAAACTGTCCCGCGGCCTGAAGAACCAGGTCCTTGAAACCCTCGTCGACCAGCACATCCTCACCCACCACCGCGACGCCGTACTGGGGTTCATCCCCTTCAACCGGTACCGGCCCGCCGACGCCCGCGTCGAAGCCGACATCCGTTCCCGCCTCGAACAAGCCGTCACCCACCGCGTCGGCATCGACGAACGCACCGCGGCACTGGCCGGACTCGTGTACGCCACCCAGATGGAAAAGATCGCCCTGCCCGGCCACAAACGCCGCGAAGCCCGCAAAACCCTCAAAGAGATCAGCGAAACCTCCTGGGCCACCACCGCCACCAAGAAAGCCATCCAAGCCGCCCAAGCAGCCGTCACCGCGTCCATCGCCGCGGCGGCCTCGGCCGGAGCCGCCTCCGGCGGCAGCAGCTGA